One Planctomycetaceae bacterium DNA segment encodes these proteins:
- a CDS encoding DUF1559 domain-containing protein, with protein MTKRNHHRAAFTLIELLVSIAIVGALLALTVPAVQSARESARRTGCQNNLRQIGVALHGFESSHRSLPPSRDAYDARHHSWATALLPYLDQANVFDRYDYGHAWNHELNVPVIKSDVPVFRCPSAVESWSGKSDYGGNFGTTLTGLEPGFSRGLGWEAGVLLVVRIPYGTIFRKRPVTMAEIRDGASNTISVVEDADRDAHEGGRWGDGHNGVAHDNGPVNNSPSSEIYSRHPGGAYVLMTDGSVRFLTESMDLGILGALCTRAGGEVTEL; from the coding sequence ATGACGAAACGCAACCATCATCGAGCGGCGTTCACGCTGATCGAACTACTGGTGTCGATTGCAATCGTCGGAGCGCTGCTGGCGCTGACGGTTCCCGCCGTGCAGTCGGCTCGGGAATCGGCGCGTCGGACGGGCTGCCAGAACAATCTGCGGCAGATCGGTGTCGCCCTGCATGGATTCGAAAGCTCGCATCGCAGCCTTCCGCCCAGCCGGGATGCTTACGACGCGCGGCATCATTCGTGGGCGACGGCCCTGCTGCCGTATCTGGATCAGGCAAACGTCTTCGATCGCTACGACTACGGCCACGCCTGGAACCACGAACTGAACGTGCCGGTCATCAAGTCGGACGTTCCCGTGTTTCGCTGCCCGTCGGCGGTTGAATCGTGGTCTGGCAAGTCCGACTACGGCGGCAACTTTGGAACAACACTCACCGGCCTGGAACCCGGCTTCAGTCGCGGACTGGGCTGGGAAGCCGGAGTCCTGCTCGTGGTGCGAATTCCCTACGGCACCATCTTTCGCAAACGGCCCGTGACGATGGCGGAAATCCGCGACGGAGCCAGCAACACGATTTCCGTGGTCGAAGATGCGGACCGCGACGCTCACGAAGGAGGCCGCTGGGGTGATGGTCACAACGGCGTCGCTCACGACAACGGCCCGGTGAATAACTCACCGTCGAGCGAAATCTACAGCCGGCACCCAGGCGGTGCTTACGTTTTGATGACCGACGGATCGGTCCGTTTTCTGACCGAATCCATGGACCTCGGCATCCTCGGCGCGCTGTGTACGCGCGCCGGCGGTGAGGTGACAGAACTCTAA
- a CDS encoding sigma-70 family RNA polymerase sigma factor: MSPTHLSLLKRAQAGSAEGWQELADLYSPLIQGWLQKRGVAHHDAEELSQDVMAVVIRELPQFKHSGRLGAFRRWLREITAFRTKHFWRTRKAHPESPGGSEFSEIVKQLEDDSSPASRLWDREHDEYLLRVLFAQIEAEFEQTTVVAFRRLVLDSVPVKDVAAELNLSVGAVYTAKSRVLRKLRQEAEGLMDDSTFC, translated from the coding sequence ATGTCTCCCACACATCTCAGCCTACTGAAGCGTGCGCAGGCGGGGTCCGCGGAAGGGTGGCAGGAACTGGCGGATCTGTACTCACCGCTGATTCAGGGCTGGCTGCAGAAACGCGGCGTTGCACACCATGACGCGGAGGAACTGAGCCAGGACGTCATGGCGGTCGTGATTCGGGAACTGCCGCAATTCAAACATTCCGGACGTCTGGGCGCTTTTCGCAGATGGCTTCGCGAAATCACCGCGTTCCGCACGAAGCATTTCTGGAGAACTCGAAAAGCTCATCCGGAAAGCCCGGGCGGCAGCGAGTTCTCAGAGATCGTGAAGCAACTGGAAGACGACAGCAGTCCGGCATCGCGGCTCTGGGACCGCGAACACGACGAATACCTGCTGCGAGTCCTGTTTGCTCAGATTGAAGCAGAATTCGAACAAACCACGGTCGTCGCGTTTCGCCGGCTGGTGCTGGATTCTGTTCCGGTGAAGGACGTGGCGGCGGAACTGAATCTTTCGGTCGGCGCGGTGTACACGGCGAAGTCGCGAGTGCTGCGGAAACTGCGACAGGAAGCGGAAGGTCTGATGGATGATTCCACGTTTTGCTGA